In Terriglobales bacterium, a single genomic region encodes these proteins:
- a CDS encoding alpha/beta hydrolase, with protein MIESVLFPGFLVGDISTTGATIRTLRAGSGPPLLLLHGYPQTHVIWHKIARHLTDRFAVVLTDLRGYGDSSKPEGGARHVNYSFRAMAQDQLEVMRHLGYERFYVGSHDRGARTAHRLCLDHPEAVRKVCFLEIVPTLRMYRDTSKEFATKYMWWFFLIQKAPLPEHMIGADPEFFLNEHLEVQNGTPGALTAEARKEYKRCFCTPEAIHASCEDFRAAAEIDLEMDEADEKAGRKIEAPVLALWGAKGAVGKLWNVLEVWRQRASSPVEGRALDAGHYLAEEQSEEVLQEFLRFFRD; from the coding sequence GTGATTGAGTCTGTCTTGTTTCCGGGCTTTCTGGTCGGAGATATCTCGACGACAGGGGCTACGATACGAACCCTTCGGGCCGGTTCAGGTCCACCTCTGCTCCTTCTTCATGGCTATCCCCAAACACACGTTATCTGGCACAAGATTGCGAGGCACCTCACGGACCGGTTCGCCGTTGTGCTAACTGACCTGCGAGGTTACGGCGATTCGAGCAAGCCAGAGGGAGGTGCGCGACACGTCAACTACTCATTTCGCGCAATGGCTCAGGACCAGCTCGAGGTCATGCGTCATCTCGGGTATGAACGGTTTTACGTGGGTTCTCACGACCGAGGGGCCAGAACAGCTCACCGACTGTGCTTAGATCACCCAGAGGCAGTCCGCAAAGTCTGCTTCTTGGAGATTGTGCCGACTCTGCGCATGTATCGGGATACGTCGAAGGAGTTCGCCACCAAGTACATGTGGTGGTTCTTTCTTATCCAGAAAGCCCCATTGCCTGAACATATGATCGGAGCAGATCCGGAATTCTTCCTTAACGAGCATCTCGAGGTGCAGAACGGAACGCCCGGAGCTCTTACGGCAGAAGCTCGCAAGGAGTACAAACGCTGCTTCTGTACTCCTGAGGCCATTCATGCGAGCTGCGAGGATTTTCGCGCGGCTGCGGAAATCGACCTGGAGATGGATGAGGCCGATGAGAAAGCCGGACGGAAAATTGAGGCTCCTGTGCTCGCATTGTGGGGTGCAAAGGGCGCGGTCGGGAAGCTCTGGAACGTTCTCGAAGTCTGGCGACAGCGCGCGAGCTCGCCTGTGGAAGGACGGGCCCTTGACGCAGGACATTATCTTGCAGAAGAGCAATCGGAAGAAGTGCTGCAGGAATTCCTGCGCTTCTTCCGCGACTAA
- a CDS encoding PPC domain-containing DNA-binding protein: protein MNFKKIDESPKTFILVFQTGDELAAGLLQFAKEQKLSAASFKAIGALSSVRLGWLSWENKRYEPSVTLDEQVELLSLIGDVALKDGEPVVHAHAVVGKKNGTAHGGHLLGARIRPTCEVVLTESPAHLQKYIDPESGIAVIKPLAKRAKS, encoded by the coding sequence ATGAATTTCAAGAAGATCGACGAATCGCCGAAGACGTTCATCCTCGTGTTTCAAACCGGAGACGAGCTCGCGGCAGGGCTACTTCAGTTTGCCAAGGAGCAGAAGCTGTCGGCCGCCAGCTTCAAGGCTATCGGTGCACTCTCGTCAGTGCGACTGGGGTGGCTCAGTTGGGAAAACAAACGGTATGAGCCGTCGGTAACGCTCGATGAGCAAGTTGAACTCTTATCACTTATCGGAGATGTTGCGCTGAAGGATGGAGAGCCGGTCGTTCATGCTCATGCTGTGGTTGGAAAGAAAAACGGAACGGCGCATGGTGGTCACTTGCTGGGGGCGCGTATTCGGCCGACATGCGAAGTCGTTCTGACAGAGAGTCCTGCGCACCTTCAGAAGTACATCGATCCAGAGTCAGGCATTGCGGTGATTAAGCCCCTGGCGAAGCGGGCCAAGTCCTAA